The stretch of DNA CCTCCGCAGGCTCCACTTGGGGGGAACGCAACCACGGAGGACGAGGCTCCAGTAGACGCCCCACTTCCGGAGGAACTACCTGCGAACGCCCCGCTGCACGAAGGCGCTATCCGACAAATTACGATCAATGCCTATGAACGAAGCTCTGCTGCAAGAGCAGCATGCATTTCTCACCACGGTACTGCTTGCACCGTTTGCGGCTTCGACTTCGCTAAGGCGTATGGTCCGGTCGCCGAAGGCCTCATCCACGTGCATCATCTGGTGCCGATTGCTTCTATCGGCGAATCCTACGTGGTTAACCCTATTCAGGACCTGAGGCCGGTGTGCCCGAACTGCCATGCCGTGATTCATCATGGCGGTACCTGCCGGAGCATCGAAGAGGTTCAGCGGCTTCTCCGGCACCGGAGCAGGACAAAAGGCGAGCGCTAAATCCCGGCTGAGCCTGGCTAGCACTGCAGTCGACATTCAGTGGCCATGCGTTCTCGCCCACTGCGGACTTGTGCGCCAGCGGCGCTGCATGTTCTGGAGGACGCCGAACGGGCCTGAGCTTGGGGCGTCGGCCTGCCTGACGGCCCAACGACAATCCCCACGAACGGAGAGGAACAACATGCCGGCAGGAGCACAAGTTCAGCACTCGAAATTTCCAGTTGCCCACGTTCTTTATGATGATGGCGAGTTTTCGGTTGCTTGGGGCGCTTACGATGGTGGGCGGCGTTGTCTCGGGATGAGATGGAACGGTGGACCGAACGACGCTGGGTATCCAAAACTGTTTCAACATCCTGTCTGGTTCGTTCTACCAGAAGCATTGTCAATTCCATTCCTGAAGAGCTTGTTGGGGACAACTGCCGATAACAAAGCGGTGCTGGAGGTTCTTGTGGATTTAGAGGCAAGCGGTGCATTGAAGCCGTGACGGACGCCCGTCGCAGTTGCTGCTGAGATTCAGTTGCAAGGGATGCGGGGCCGCCCGCGATTTGCAGATGACAGGCTTGTGCTGGCCCCGGACCCTGACGCGTTGTATCCGCTAGGCGGAGCGGCAAACAGCGCGGCAGCTGGATCCTTCC from Longimicrobium sp. encodes:
- a CDS encoding HNH endonuclease produces the protein MDSQQERELLRGFQKAMFEIYDAATRLKPPYRPTAFRGMLVEHGGKHTADRLLASTQPSSGFTELFRRGRENLRLSVEYLVLTDPWRALFTPHQLATAHHRLSEVGFEPPQAPLGGNATTEDEAPVDAPLPEELPANAPLHEGAIRQITINAYERSSAARAACISHHGTACTVCGFDFAKAYGPVAEGLIHVHHLVPIASIGESYVVNPIQDLRPVCPNCHAVIHHGGTCRSIEEVQRLLRHRSRTKGER